Proteins from one methanogenic archaeon mixed culture ISO4-G1 genomic window:
- a CDS encoding iron ABC transporter permease protein, whose product MTATVDIQTKYHILTMRKVMVLAISIVGVILAVGFLSLSVCPDISLGEAYGLIWNHLIGTEYVPGSQDWWNDRFIWNRSLPRSVCAIVAGIGLAASGVMMQSLMNNPLADPYSTGISSGACFGAVASIVMASLFNAAYGDGTTIIFAFLGAMIPAMIIILISSRILVTPATLILLGTAISYFFNSMITYMMVTTDADTLQNAYIWQIGTLDTVTWSQMPIIASISIAGAAVVLLLSKKLNLLALGDNSAKTLGLDVESFRIVCLMVMAVMTAGIVSFTGILGFVGLVTPHIVRFLVGSDNKFVTPISMAFAAFLLLISDYLSQTVFDVQVGAVLALIGSPIFFILIVTQRKGRGMY is encoded by the coding sequence ATGACCGCGACCGTTGACATCCAGACGAAATACCACATCCTCACCATGAGGAAGGTGATGGTCCTAGCCATATCCATAGTCGGAGTCATACTGGCCGTTGGATTCTTATCCCTATCCGTATGCCCGGACATATCACTAGGCGAAGCATACGGCCTCATATGGAACCATCTGATAGGGACGGAGTACGTCCCAGGTTCACAGGACTGGTGGAATGACCGTTTCATATGGAACCGTTCCCTGCCGAGATCCGTCTGCGCGATCGTTGCCGGAATCGGATTGGCAGCATCCGGTGTAATGATGCAGTCTCTGATGAACAACCCCCTCGCCGACCCGTACAGTACCGGAATATCCTCCGGTGCCTGCTTCGGAGCCGTTGCATCTATTGTTATGGCATCGCTATTCAACGCTGCTTACGGCGACGGTACCACTATCATATTCGCATTCCTCGGAGCGATGATCCCTGCGATGATCATCATACTGATATCGTCCAGGATCCTTGTGACTCCGGCCACTCTGATCCTTCTGGGAACGGCCATATCATACTTCTTCAACTCGATGATAACGTACATGATGGTCACGACCGATGCCGACACGCTTCAGAACGCATACATCTGGCAGATCGGTACACTGGACACCGTCACATGGTCGCAGATGCCCATCATCGCATCGATATCGATCGCAGGCGCAGCGGTCGTACTGCTGCTATCAAAGAAGCTCAACCTTCTGGCGCTGGGAGACAACAGCGCGAAGACCCTCGGTCTCGACGTCGAATCGTTCAGGATCGTCTGCCTCATGGTAATGGCGGTCATGACCGCAGGGATCGTCAGTTTCACCGGTATACTAGGATTCGTCGGTCTCGTCACCCCCCATATCGTCAGATTCCTGGTGGGTTCAGACAACAAGTTCGTCACACCCATATCCATGGCCTTCGCCGCATTCCTGCTGCTGATATCGGATTATCTGTCACAGACTGTGTTCGACGTTCAAGTCGGTGCGGTCCTGGCTCTGATCGGAAGCCCGATCTTCTTCATACTCATAGTGACCCAGAGAAAAGGGAGGGGGATGTATTGA